One window from the genome of Variovorax sp. PAMC26660 encodes:
- a CDS encoding electron transfer flavoprotein subunit beta/FixA family protein produces MKVLVPVKRVVDYNVKVRVKSDGTGVDIANVKMSMNPFDEIAVEEAVRLKEKGIATEVIVVSCGDAKCQETLRTAMAIGADRGILVETTEELQPLAVAKLLKALVDKEQPSLIILGKQAIDDDANQTGQMLAALADLPQATFASKVEVAGDKATVTREVDGGLETISLSLPAVITTDLRLNEPRYVTLPNIMKAKKKQLDVFKPEDLGVDVKPRLKTLKVSEPPKRGAGIKVPDVATLVDKLKNEAKVI; encoded by the coding sequence ATGAAGGTTCTTGTGCCTGTCAAACGGGTCGTCGATTACAACGTGAAGGTGCGCGTCAAGAGCGACGGCACCGGGGTGGACATTGCCAACGTCAAGATGAGCATGAACCCCTTCGACGAGATCGCGGTGGAAGAAGCGGTTCGCCTGAAAGAAAAGGGCATTGCGACCGAAGTGATCGTCGTGTCCTGCGGCGATGCCAAGTGCCAGGAAACCCTGCGCACTGCGATGGCCATCGGTGCCGATCGCGGCATCCTCGTTGAAACCACCGAAGAGCTGCAGCCGCTGGCCGTGGCCAAGCTGCTCAAGGCGCTGGTGGACAAGGAACAGCCTTCGCTCATCATCCTGGGCAAGCAAGCCATCGATGACGATGCCAATCAAACGGGCCAGATGCTGGCTGCGCTGGCGGACCTGCCGCAAGCCACCTTCGCCTCCAAGGTCGAAGTCGCTGGCGACAAGGCCACTGTGACGCGTGAAGTCGATGGCGGCCTGGAGACCATCTCCCTGAGCCTGCCAGCCGTCATCACGACCGACCTGCGCCTGAACGAGCCGCGCTACGTCACGCTGCCCAACATCATGAAGGCCAAGAAGAAGCAGCTGGATGTCTTCAAGCCCGAAGACCTGGGCGTGGACGTCAAGCCGCGCCTGAAGACCCTGAAGGTCAGCGAGCCACCCAAGCGTGGTGCCGGCATCAAGGTGCCCGACGTTGCAACGCTGGTGGACAAACTGAAGAACGAAGCGAAGGTGATCTGA
- a CDS encoding electron transfer flavoprotein subunit alpha/FixB family protein translates to MTALVIAEHDHASIKPATLNTVTAALACGGDVHILVAGANAAEAAKAAAQIVGVTKVIAADSPSLAENLAENVAAQVLAIAGNYSHILFPSTANGKNVAPRVAAKLDVAQISDITKVDSPDTFERPIYAGNAIATMQSSDATKVITVRTTGFDAAAATGGNATVETAEGVADSGKSSFVGREVTKSERPELTAAKIIVSGGRALGSAEKFTEVMAPLADKLNAGLGASRAAVDAGYAPNDWQVGQTGKIVAPQLYIAAGISGAIQHLAGMKDSKVIVAINKDEEAPIFSVADYGLVADLFVAVPELVKAL, encoded by the coding sequence ATGACCGCACTTGTTATTGCCGAACACGACCACGCCAGCATCAAGCCGGCCACCCTCAACACCGTGACCGCAGCGCTGGCTTGCGGTGGCGACGTCCACATCCTTGTGGCCGGTGCCAACGCCGCCGAAGCTGCCAAGGCCGCCGCCCAGATCGTGGGCGTCACCAAGGTCATCGCCGCCGACAGCCCGAGCCTCGCTGAAAACCTCGCCGAGAACGTCGCCGCTCAAGTGCTGGCCATCGCCGGCAACTACAGCCACATCCTGTTCCCCTCGACCGCCAACGGCAAGAACGTCGCCCCGCGCGTGGCGGCCAAGCTGGATGTGGCGCAGATCAGCGACATCACCAAGGTGGACAGCCCCGACACCTTCGAGCGTCCGATCTACGCAGGCAACGCGATTGCCACGATGCAGAGCAGCGATGCCACCAAGGTAATCACCGTTCGCACGACCGGCTTCGACGCCGCAGCAGCCACAGGCGGCAACGCCACCGTCGAAACGGCCGAAGGTGTGGCCGACAGCGGCAAGAGCAGCTTCGTGGGCCGTGAAGTCACCAAGAGCGAACGCCCCGAACTGACGGCGGCCAAGATCATCGTCTCGGGTGGCCGTGCCTTGGGCAGCGCCGAGAAGTTCACCGAAGTGATGGCCCCGCTGGCCGACAAGCTCAACGCCGGCTTAGGTGCCAGCCGCGCTGCAGTGGACGCAGGCTACGCCCCGAACGACTGGCAAGTGGGCCAGACGGGCAAGATCGTCGCGCCGCAGCTGTACATCGCAGCGGGCATCTCGGGTGCGATCCAGCATCTGGCCGGCATGAAGGACTCCAAGGTGATCGTGGCGATCAACAAGGACGAAGAAGCGCCGATCTTCTCGGTGGCCGACTATGGCCTCGTGGCCGACCTGTTCGTGGCTGTGCCCGAACTGGTGAAGGCG